One region of Prosthecobacter debontii genomic DNA includes:
- a CDS encoding protein kinase domain-containing protein: protein MQESTSYGLCPVCLMSLAMNWSQAATQPVSQPRPLLTPEELAPHFPQLEILQLIGRGGMGVVYKAQQKTLGRYVALKLLSPESEKDSTFAQRFATEARALAQLAHPSIVTVYDFGETNGFYYLLMEYVDGVNLRQAMQAGRITPEQALTIVPPVCEALQYAHDHGIVHRDIKPENLLMNKEGKVKIADFGIAKIIHSTDTEQSRAGTQKDLTISSAVTFTGGTPQYMAPEQRQGTSKTDHRADVYSLGVVLYEMLTGELPGASLLPPSHCVQVDVRLDEVVLRALEKSPERRFQTVSEMRTRLDEIKPTQAPKVNSPSLNWLGSVIWRAVSIVGAIFLFLFLGMLTFHWATLEKPSKPHVAVMKMSPEVTPPSSVPLDPEKVTLTLMPAGAHRETRAYKPMILRTGPNKPESVTRLPDDITQACYGVLEMGPRDAKIKVPLLVDYIPSQMGRVFLDTNENGDFTDDPPFVADQGVNPDLTFSGSSEVDLPLGDKRVRVRINLRALSRPGPTPASGYAFPSVVYHLDYYRRGEVSLMGGKQAAVILKDADSDGDFSTDPVLLVDSDGDARYDNRDEYFRVMDAVQVNGVRYQVTDISPLGDRFTWRKSNLPLLVQETPEPPKPSFRLSEVVTHRKAQVLPLVGEPATAFKATTLDQRLVEMPLQSKGKVVLLDFWATWCGPCVAELPNLVALHEKFGNQGLEIVGISLDEKESVNKLPPFIRERKIPWPQICDGQGIRSTLCRSYGIRGIPAYFLIDGDSGEFLAVGLRGQALFDAVTQALSKKKLWPN, encoded by the coding sequence CCCCTCATTTCCCTCAGTTGGAGATTTTGCAATTGATTGGCCGTGGTGGGATGGGGGTGGTTTACAAAGCCCAACAGAAGACCTTGGGGCGCTACGTGGCGCTCAAACTGCTTTCACCTGAATCGGAAAAAGATAGCACCTTCGCCCAACGGTTTGCCACGGAAGCCCGAGCTCTCGCTCAATTGGCACATCCGAGCATCGTGACGGTGTATGACTTCGGTGAGACCAACGGCTTCTATTATCTGCTGATGGAATACGTGGACGGAGTCAATCTGCGGCAGGCAATGCAAGCGGGGCGCATCACGCCAGAGCAGGCCTTGACCATCGTGCCCCCGGTATGTGAAGCTCTCCAATACGCTCACGACCATGGCATCGTGCATCGTGACATCAAGCCCGAGAACCTTTTGATGAATAAGGAAGGCAAGGTGAAGATCGCAGATTTTGGCATTGCCAAGATTATTCACTCCACAGATACCGAGCAGAGCCGAGCCGGAACGCAAAAAGATCTAACGATAAGCAGTGCGGTGACTTTCACAGGAGGAACACCGCAATACATGGCTCCTGAGCAACGCCAAGGCACGAGTAAGACCGACCATCGCGCGGATGTTTATTCACTGGGCGTGGTGCTTTACGAAATGCTCACGGGGGAACTCCCTGGTGCGAGTCTGCTACCACCTTCCCATTGTGTGCAGGTGGATGTGCGGTTGGATGAGGTTGTTCTGCGCGCCTTGGAAAAAAGCCCAGAACGTCGGTTCCAAACCGTGAGCGAAATGCGCACACGTTTGGATGAGATTAAGCCTACTCAGGCCCCCAAAGTCAATTCCCCGAGTCTTAATTGGTTAGGCTCAGTCATCTGGCGTGCAGTATCGATTGTGGGAGCCATCTTCCTGTTTTTATTTTTAGGAATGCTCACTTTTCATTGGGCGACTCTGGAAAAACCTTCGAAGCCGCATGTAGCTGTCATGAAGATGAGCCCAGAAGTTACCCCTCCATCTTCAGTTCCATTGGATCCCGAGAAGGTCACTCTCACGTTGATGCCTGCGGGGGCTCATCGTGAAACCAGGGCTTATAAACCCATGATTCTCCGCACCGGGCCTAACAAACCCGAAAGTGTGACGCGCCTGCCGGACGATATCACCCAGGCGTGTTATGGGGTGCTGGAAATGGGCCCCCGGGATGCGAAGATCAAGGTGCCTCTATTGGTAGATTACATTCCGTCCCAGATGGGACGGGTATTTTTGGACACCAATGAGAATGGAGACTTTACGGACGATCCACCGTTTGTCGCTGACCAAGGGGTGAACCCTGACCTCACATTCTCTGGATCATCGGAGGTGGACCTCCCGTTGGGAGATAAACGCGTGCGTGTCCGTATCAATTTGAGAGCTTTGTCCAGGCCAGGGCCGACGCCTGCCAGTGGCTATGCTTTTCCTTCGGTGGTTTATCACTTGGATTATTACCGCCGCGGTGAAGTTTCGTTGATGGGCGGGAAGCAGGCCGCTGTCATTTTAAAAGATGCTGACAGCGATGGCGACTTTTCAACCGATCCCGTGCTGCTTGTGGATAGCGATGGCGATGCTCGCTATGACAATCGAGACGAATACTTTCGAGTCATGGATGCCGTTCAGGTGAACGGAGTGCGCTATCAAGTGACCGATATCTCTCCTTTAGGAGATCGGTTCACGTGGAGGAAGTCCAATCTCCCCCTCCTGGTTCAAGAGACCCCTGAACCTCCGAAGCCTTCCTTTCGGCTGAGTGAGGTTGTCACCCATCGAAAGGCTCAGGTTTTGCCCTTGGTGGGCGAACCTGCGACTGCTTTTAAAGCAACAACTTTAGACCAGCGTCTGGTCGAAATGCCGCTGCAATCAAAAGGTAAAGTGGTGCTCTTGGATTTTTGGGCCACCTGGTGCGGGCCGTGTGTCGCCGAATTGCCCAACCTAGTGGCCTTACACGAGAAGTTTGGAAATCAGGGCCTGGAGATTGTAGGCATCAGCTTGGATGAAAAGGAATCCGTCAATAAGCTGCCGCCATTCATTCGCGAACGCAAGATCCCGTGGCCGCAGATTTGCGACGGGCAGGGCATACGTTCGACTCTTTGCCGAAGTTATGGAATCCGAGGCATTCCAGCCTACTTTCTCATCGATGGAGATTCAGGTGAATTTCTGGCGGTGGGACTGCGAGGTCAGGCTCTCTTTGACGCCGTGACGCAGGCCCTCTCCAAAAAGAAATTGTGGCCTAACTAA